The Ectothiorhodospiraceae bacterium BW-2 nucleotide sequence CAAGCTAAAGACACCATGAGAAAACTTGCTCAACAGAGTAAAACTCTCCTCGGCTCTATTAAAACCTAAAGCAAATTTAATCATAACCGGTTAGAGCGCCAACACTTAGGTTAAACTGGCCGAAATATCACTAGCTCTCTCATGGCGAATATCTTTTCCCTCTACCATATAGATTGCCGCTTCACCAATATTTCTGGCATGGTCACCAATGCGCTCTAAGGCATAGGCAACCCACATTAGATCGATAATGACGGCGACATGCTCTGGTGCATCGAGTGCTAATTGGTTCAGTTTAGTCACCACTTCACTATAGTGCTCATCAATCAGCTCATCATGACGCACAACATCAATCGCCTGCTGGGTATCCATACTTTTATAGGTATTAAGAGCGCTATCAAGACCGGAGAGCGCCTCATTAGAGAGGTTAATCAACCCTTGGTGAACACCTGGCAATGAGGCGTTTAACTCTGAGTGATTTAATATCTTTTTCGAGATATGTTTCGCCTGATCACCAATGCGCTCTAAATCATTAACAATTCGGGTTGAGGCAATAATTACCCGTAAATCGACAGCGGTCGGCTGATAACGAGCAATAGTCTGATTGCATTCATTATCTATGATCATCTGCAACCGATTAATCTCCGTATCGCGAG carries:
- the phoU gene encoding phosphate transport system regulatory protein PhoU — encoded protein: MERDDIKHHISNRFNVELMTIVNNVSSMGIVVKEQLQHTMQALLEHNHEIANRVISRDTEINRLQMIIDNECNQTIARYQPTAVDLRVIIASTRIVNDLERIGDQAKHISKKILNHSELNASLPGVHQGLINLSNEALSGLDSALNTYKSMDTQQAIDVVRHDELIDEHYSEVVTKLNQLALDAPEHVAVIIDLMWVAYALERIGDHARNIGEAAIYMVEGKDIRHERASDISASLT